In a genomic window of Desulfosporosinus sp. Sb-LF:
- a CDS encoding metallophosphoesterase gives MWGIISSTFLGIYCLISVYIARRGWSVLKASKKIIQRIYWFCFGILVLAFPITEIGQGFIPLINKVWISTCGWYSMLAVVYIFFFLLLADLVQLLDKYLRFVPKVIKHHNRTPLIIGCLILLLVFSTLTYGTYNAQNPVITRYELSVDKSAPSLNQLRVAMISDIHYGKIVDVQRLNKMVNSINELNPDVIVIDGDICDSTVNQQEFQQLLEAFKQLHSKYGVFAVPGNHDRWARDDNQVRLMKEAGVNVLRDQYIKVENSFYMIGRDNPSRRGGGNTEGRKELGDLTKGVDSSLPLILLDHQPLELETAQQNQIDLQLAGHTHEGQIFPGNLITKLVYEIDWGYLKKGNYNLIVSSGYGTWGPPLRIGTHSEIVCATIRFK, from the coding sequence ATGTGGGGTATTATATCGAGTACTTTCCTAGGGATCTATTGTTTAATCAGTGTTTATATAGCCCGTCGGGGATGGAGTGTACTTAAAGCTTCAAAAAAGATTATCCAGCGTATTTATTGGTTCTGTTTTGGGATTCTTGTTTTAGCCTTTCCTATCACGGAAATAGGGCAGGGTTTTATACCGCTAATTAACAAAGTTTGGATATCCACCTGTGGTTGGTACTCGATGTTAGCCGTTGTCTACATCTTCTTTTTCCTTTTGCTTGCAGATTTAGTTCAGCTGCTCGATAAGTATTTGAGATTTGTTCCGAAAGTTATTAAGCATCATAACAGAACCCCCCTGATTATTGGCTGCTTAATTTTGCTTTTGGTTTTTTCAACGTTAACCTACGGTACCTATAACGCTCAAAATCCTGTCATAACACGGTATGAACTATCGGTTGATAAAAGTGCACCATCCCTTAACCAGCTTCGAGTTGCAATGATATCGGACATTCACTATGGGAAAATTGTCGATGTACAACGCCTTAATAAAATGGTTAATTCGATCAATGAACTTAACCCAGATGTCATAGTAATCGATGGAGATATTTGTGACAGTACGGTCAATCAACAGGAATTCCAACAACTATTGGAAGCGTTCAAACAGTTGCATTCAAAGTATGGTGTTTTTGCTGTTCCCGGGAACCATGACCGTTGGGCACGCGATGATAATCAAGTGCGTTTAATGAAAGAAGCAGGGGTCAATGTTCTTAGGGATCAATACATTAAGGTGGAAAATAGCTTCTACATGATCGGGAGAGATAATCCCAGTAGGCGTGGCGGAGGCAACACTGAGGGACGAAAAGAGTTAGGGGATTTAACCAAGGGAGTAGACTCCTCGCTGCCGCTGATCTTGTTGGATCACCAACCCCTTGAATTGGAAACAGCTCAACAAAATCAAATAGATCTTCAGTTAGCAGGGCATACACACGAAGGACAAATATTCCCAGGCAATTTAATCACCAAGCTTGTCTATGAAATAGACTGGGGATACTTGAAAAAGGGCAATTATAATTTAATCGTCTCATCAGGTTATGGGACTTGGGGTCCGCCTTTAAGGATAGGGACTCATTCGGAAATTGTTTGTGCAACTATACGCTTTAAGTAA
- a CDS encoding amidohydrolase family protein, producing MKIIDAHFHFSNRLGFKETAKNISQVEFSAHGLRKEFGQAGVVAGIIMATPGREPDQPSGSPEEFDLEDGTVEGLLSCVGVNPEKLKEDHDELDYIEGELKKRWVTGIKLYPGYFPYYVYDPIYDPIYELARKYQVPVAIHCGDTQSPKGLLKYSHPLTIDELAVKQEEVTFVICHMGVPWVIDAVEVMAKNPNVYVDLSGLLAGNKEHVMKMKEKKLYVEYIQQALVLSNRYDKVLYGSDWPLVPIEPYVEFIKQLIPEEYHEAVFYRNALKVYPKLNEIL from the coding sequence TTGAAGATCATTGATGCCCATTTTCATTTTTCGAATCGACTTGGCTTTAAAGAAACGGCCAAAAATATATCGCAAGTAGAATTTAGTGCTCATGGGCTAAGAAAAGAGTTTGGACAAGCAGGGGTGGTCGCTGGAATCATCATGGCAACGCCTGGGCGGGAACCCGACCAGCCTTCGGGGAGTCCGGAAGAATTTGATTTAGAGGATGGGACTGTAGAAGGTTTACTTTCTTGTGTCGGAGTCAATCCTGAAAAACTAAAGGAAGATCACGATGAACTCGATTATATTGAAGGGGAGCTTAAAAAAAGGTGGGTGACTGGGATTAAACTCTATCCCGGTTATTTTCCGTATTATGTTTATGACCCGATCTATGATCCCATCTATGAGCTTGCTCGGAAATACCAGGTTCCCGTGGCGATTCATTGTGGTGATACACAATCCCCCAAAGGACTCTTGAAATACTCCCATCCATTAACGATCGATGAGTTAGCCGTAAAACAAGAGGAGGTCACGTTTGTGATCTGCCATATGGGCGTCCCCTGGGTGATTGATGCGGTAGAGGTCATGGCCAAGAATCCTAATGTTTACGTGGACTTATCTGGACTCCTGGCAGGGAATAAAGAGCACGTGATGAAAATGAAAGAGAAAAAGCTTTACGTCGAGTATATTCAACAAGCCTTAGTCCTATCGAATCGTTACGATAAAGTTCTCTATGGATCGGACTGGCCACTTGTACCGATTGAACCCTATGTGGAATTTATTAAACAGCTTATACCGGAGGAGTACCATGAGGCTGTGTTTTATCGAAATGCGCTTAAGGTTTATCCCAAACTCAATGAAATTTTATGA
- a CDS encoding LysM peptidoglycan-binding domain-containing protein, translating into MHDAISPTNYIPQYWDGLGPNVSIQSILEINPEITNPNTIFAGQVIRIPAN; encoded by the coding sequence TTGCACGATGCTATTTCTCCCACAAACTATATCCCTCAATACTGGGATGGACTCGGACCTAACGTTTCAATTCAAAGTATCTTGGAGATCAATCCAGAGATAACTAATCCTAATACAATCTTTGCGGGTCAAGTTATAAGAATCCCCGCAAATTAA
- a CDS encoding AAA family ATPase has product MDLNDFRQYIRYIELDRSKVPSFSQYPFNLPAVKNLDKLLLHPKVTFVVGENGSGKSTILESIAVAYGFNAEGGTKNFGFSSRATHSDLNNYVKVVKGIKKPRTGFFLRAESFYNFASNIDDLDSEMSFGPPLIDSYGGRSLHEQSHGESFFAVFLNRFSGEGIYILDEPEAALSPSRQMSMLTRIHELVRKGSQFIIATHSPVIMAYPDAMIYQIKDEIEQVSYEETEHYQVMRTFLNNTQKMLNLLLE; this is encoded by the coding sequence ATGGATTTAAATGACTTCAGGCAGTACATCAGATATATTGAATTAGACAGAAGTAAGGTTCCATCATTTTCTCAATATCCTTTTAATTTACCAGCTGTAAAGAATTTAGATAAGTTATTATTGCATCCAAAAGTAACATTTGTTGTTGGTGAAAATGGTTCCGGAAAGTCAACAATTTTGGAATCAATAGCTGTTGCTTATGGTTTTAATGCTGAGGGGGGAACCAAAAACTTCGGTTTTTCATCCAGAGCAACTCATTCTGATTTAAATAACTATGTGAAGGTTGTTAAAGGTATAAAAAAACCTCGCACTGGATTTTTCTTGCGGGCCGAAAGTTTCTATAATTTTGCTTCAAATATTGATGATTTGGATTCGGAAATGTCTTTTGGACCGCCTTTAATCGACTCTTATGGAGGTCGTTCATTACATGAACAATCACATGGAGAATCATTCTTCGCGGTATTTCTTAATAGGTTTAGTGGAGAAGGTATATATATTCTGGATGAACCTGAGGCTGCATTATCCCCATCTCGACAAATGTCCATGCTCACTAGGATACACGAATTAGTTAGAAAGGGGTCTCAGTTTATTATTGCAACGCATTCCCCAGTAATAATGGCATATCCAGACGCTATGATATACCAAATAAAAGATGAAATTGAACAGGTAAGTTATGAAGAAACAGAACATTACCAAGTTATGCGCACTTTCTTAAATAATACTCAAAAGATGCTCAATCTCTTGTTGGAATGA
- a CDS encoding DUF502 domain-containing protein, producing the protein MKKVIGIFLKGLFVLMPVAITFYILYKMFLMTDGLFKGLLERVGLYFPGLGVIVTVAVIFIVGLLASNWFSNRLLNYLDKILIKIPLAGNIYGIIKDTVSSFSSNKKGFSRLVLVNISDDIKLLGFLTNEEESIFIPKGYVAVYLMQSMQWAGNLILVPEEKVQEVEVSSEDAIKFIASAGLLNKKTNRGKTDETSR; encoded by the coding sequence TTGAAAAAGGTTATCGGAATTTTTCTGAAGGGTCTCTTTGTTTTAATGCCAGTAGCGATAACGTTTTACATCCTTTATAAAATGTTTCTAATGACTGATGGATTATTTAAAGGATTGCTGGAACGAGTCGGGTTATATTTTCCTGGGCTTGGAGTGATTGTTACAGTTGCAGTAATTTTTATAGTAGGATTACTTGCCTCAAACTGGTTTTCGAACAGGCTTTTGAATTATTTAGATAAGATCTTAATTAAAATACCACTCGCCGGTAATATCTACGGTATTATCAAAGATACGGTGAGTTCCTTTTCGTCGAATAAAAAGGGCTTTTCTCGCTTAGTTCTTGTCAATATATCAGATGATATTAAGCTTTTGGGATTTCTAACAAATGAGGAGGAAAGCATCTTTATTCCTAAGGGTTACGTGGCTGTCTACTTAATGCAGTCAATGCAATGGGCAGGGAATCTAATTTTGGTACCGGAAGAAAAGGTCCAGGAAGTTGAAGTTTCTTCAGAAGATGCTATTAAGTTTATCGCTTCGGCTGGGCTGCTCAACAAAAAAACTAACCGCGGCAAAACCGACGAAACAAGCCGATAA
- a CDS encoding PAS domain-containing sensor histidine kinase — protein sequence MSRQYRRKINISPSAAPSIDISRKMESYSQSKELFRVLVNQAGVGIFVTDCEYRLININSWLCSMFGYAKEELIEKNFVELIVTESLNNGYELSSNIQEGKTIVEELWCRRKDNSVFLCELTINILAGGRLQGIARDVTKYRQTELALKESVARYQAVVEDQIELIRRFRPDGTLTFLNSAFCKYYGKDMDELLGQNFMNLFPAEDRETVKRQIFSLNKDNPVAIAERRFIRPNGEVVWQQWTNRAVFNESGQIVEYQSVGRDITKKKQVEEQLKRSEARFRAIVEDQVELIRRFNTDGTFTYVNGSFAKFIGQPVEEIIGQNFTTFIRADDREEIRKKVYSLTPENPVVVTEPRFVDNQGQVHWTQWVNRAILNEHGEIVEYQSVGRDITAQKEAELKIAEAREATERASRVATLAVIGGGIAHEINQPLNAIKVLAETMLYLYNSRKEVPSHEIIKSVTNISRQVDRIDSIVNHLRSFLKYSQSFEYVPCDINEVVENSLPLVKNQILSRRIKVTKRLEAVLPVCGCFVRFEEVVLNLIMNAVQALEPCKQEQKEIVLSTWVEDHKIHLTVSDNGPGIDQEIAQKIFEPFFSTKDASNSMGLGMSIVHSIVMSSNGTISVANNPSGGAIIHITFPSC from the coding sequence ATGTCAAGACAATACAGAAGAAAAATCAATATAAGCCCTAGCGCTGCTCCATCTATAGATATATCTCGAAAAATGGAATCCTATAGTCAAAGCAAAGAATTGTTCAGGGTACTAGTCAATCAAGCTGGGGTTGGCATCTTTGTAACCGATTGCGAATACCGCTTGATAAACATAAATTCTTGGCTCTGCTCAATGTTTGGCTATGCTAAGGAGGAACTTATAGAGAAAAATTTCGTTGAGTTAATCGTTACGGAAAGCCTAAATAACGGGTATGAACTTTCCTCTAATATTCAGGAAGGTAAGACAATTGTTGAAGAATTATGGTGCCGACGCAAAGATAACTCTGTTTTCTTGTGTGAATTAACAATTAATATACTTGCCGGCGGCAGACTGCAAGGGATTGCCCGGGATGTTACCAAATACAGGCAGACTGAACTGGCTTTAAAGGAAAGTGTGGCCCGCTACCAGGCAGTGGTAGAAGATCAGATAGAACTTATCAGACGTTTTCGACCTGACGGTACGCTGACCTTTCTCAATAGTGCCTTTTGCAAATACTATGGTAAGGACATGGATGAATTGCTGGGACAAAATTTCATGAATTTATTCCCGGCGGAGGATCGGGAAACAGTAAAACGGCAAATATTTTCCCTTAACAAAGATAACCCTGTGGCTATAGCTGAGCGCCGCTTTATCAGACCCAATGGGGAAGTAGTTTGGCAGCAGTGGACAAATAGGGCTGTCTTTAACGAGAGCGGTCAAATTGTTGAGTATCAATCCGTTGGCAGGGATATTACAAAAAAAAAGCAAGTAGAGGAGCAGCTAAAAAGAAGTGAAGCCAGGTTCAGGGCGATTGTGGAGGATCAGGTTGAACTGATAAGGCGGTTTAATACTGATGGGACCTTTACTTATGTAAATGGTTCCTTTGCCAAATTTATTGGTCAACCTGTCGAAGAAATTATTGGGCAAAATTTTACTACGTTTATTCGTGCCGATGACCGGGAGGAAATAAGGAAAAAAGTTTACTCTTTGACCCCGGAAAACCCTGTTGTCGTTACGGAACCGAGATTTGTTGACAATCAAGGTCAAGTACATTGGACCCAGTGGGTGAACCGGGCTATCTTAAATGAGCATGGTGAAATTGTGGAATACCAGTCTGTGGGACGAGATATAACTGCACAAAAAGAAGCGGAATTAAAGATTGCCGAAGCCAGAGAAGCTACTGAAAGGGCTTCCAGGGTTGCCACCCTTGCCGTTATAGGCGGGGGAATTGCTCACGAGATTAACCAACCATTAAACGCTATTAAGGTTTTGGCTGAAACAATGCTATATCTATATAACTCCAGGAAAGAGGTACCTTCCCACGAAATTATAAAAAGTGTAACAAATATATCCCGACAGGTTGACCGCATCGATTCCATAGTAAACCACTTGCGTTCCTTCCTTAAATATAGCCAGAGTTTTGAGTATGTACCCTGTGATATAAATGAAGTGGTTGAAAATTCCTTGCCACTGGTAAAAAACCAGATCTTATCAAGGCGTATTAAAGTAACCAAAAGACTAGAGGCAGTTTTACCTGTCTGTGGCTGCTTTGTTCGTTTTGAGGAAGTTGTGTTAAACTTAATAATGAATGCCGTACAGGCCTTAGAACCCTGTAAACAGGAACAAAAAGAAATCGTTCTTAGTACCTGGGTAGAAGATCATAAAATCCATCTAACTGTTAGTGATAATGGGCCTGGGATTGACCAGGAGATTGCCCAAAAAATATTTGAACCGTTTTTTAGTACTAAGGATGCAAGTAACTCAATGGGCCTTGGGATGTCTATCGTTCATTCCATTGTTATGTCAAGTAACGGAACTATTTCAGTTGCTAATAACCCCAGTGGTGGAGCTATTATTCATATTACCTTTCCTAGTTGTTAA
- a CDS encoding sigma-54 dependent transcriptional regulator: MKILLVDDERESRSFLANYLALQSHTIIECDSGEEALEVYKENRFQMVLSDIKMSGMSGIELIEAIKSLDMEPKADLVLYTGFVDVSLAISALRAGAYDYLTKPINFEELTSILERVEEHQNLLYENKELTEHFDEKLKEATRDAEHQLTQLKQLVAKQAGIENIGVFSDDMKSLVKHAQQYHTDRTVPVLIQGETGVGKEVIARIIHYGNLETPGPFVDINCAAISPTLFESELFGYEGGSFTGGVTKGQKGKFDIAAGGTLFLDEIVELPLELQAKLLRVLEEKSFYRVGGLKKIKTDVRIICTANLDLEKQIEDGMFRKDLYYRLKVGRILIPPLREREDDILPLTLMFLTDFSKRRGKHFSRISEPAAKFLMSYQWPGNVRELRNAMEWVSFMFDDEELKLEHLSNLTPKGTGERKETKSLTPDPINLDEHIDDLVEEALRLYNGNKTKAAHHLGISVRALYYRLERMQKTVVRKK, encoded by the coding sequence GTGAAGATTTTACTTGTAGATGATGAACGGGAGAGCAGGTCGTTTTTAGCCAACTACTTAGCTCTCCAGAGTCATACTATAATCGAGTGTGATTCCGGCGAAGAAGCTTTGGAGGTTTACAAAGAGAACCGCTTTCAGATGGTTTTATCAGACATAAAAATGTCGGGTATGTCAGGTATAGAACTGATTGAGGCAATTAAGTCCTTAGACATGGAACCAAAAGCAGACCTAGTACTTTATACAGGTTTTGTTGACGTATCGCTGGCTATTTCCGCTTTAAGAGCAGGAGCCTATGATTATTTGACCAAACCCATTAACTTTGAGGAATTAACGTCTATCCTAGAACGTGTTGAGGAACATCAGAATCTCCTCTATGAAAATAAAGAGCTTACAGAGCACTTTGATGAGAAGTTGAAAGAGGCCACCAGGGACGCTGAACATCAATTAACCCAACTAAAGCAACTGGTTGCTAAACAGGCCGGGATTGAAAATATTGGGGTTTTTTCTGATGATATGAAAAGCCTGGTCAAGCATGCCCAGCAATACCATACTGATCGAACGGTTCCTGTATTGATTCAAGGTGAAACGGGAGTGGGGAAAGAGGTCATTGCCAGAATCATCCATTATGGGAATCTAGAAACCCCGGGGCCCTTTGTGGATATAAACTGTGCTGCTATTTCCCCAACATTGTTTGAAAGTGAATTATTCGGCTACGAGGGCGGTTCTTTTACCGGAGGGGTGACCAAAGGGCAAAAAGGCAAATTTGACATTGCAGCCGGCGGCACCCTATTTCTGGATGAAATAGTCGAACTACCTTTGGAACTGCAAGCTAAACTTCTCCGAGTATTAGAAGAAAAAAGTTTCTATCGTGTTGGTGGCTTGAAAAAGATTAAAACGGATGTGCGGATTATTTGCACTGCAAACCTGGATTTAGAAAAGCAAATTGAGGATGGTATGTTCCGTAAAGATTTATACTATAGGCTCAAAGTAGGGCGGATCTTAATTCCTCCCCTGCGTGAAAGAGAAGACGACATTCTGCCGCTCACCCTAATGTTCTTAACAGACTTTTCAAAACGCAGGGGAAAACATTTTAGCAGGATAAGCGAACCAGCTGCAAAGTTTCTAATGTCCTATCAATGGCCGGGTAATGTGCGGGAACTTCGCAACGCCATGGAATGGGTTTCATTTATGTTTGATGATGAAGAGTTAAAATTAGAACATCTGAGTAATCTTACTCCAAAGGGTACAGGGGAGAGGAAGGAAACTAAATCTTTAACGCCTGACCCTATTAACCTTGATGAGCACATAGATGATCTAGTTGAGGAAGCCCTGAGACTATACAATGGCAACAAAACAAAAGCAGCCCATCATCTAGGAATTTCTGTGCGTGCTCTTTACTACCGCCTTGAAAGAATGCAGAAAACCGTTGTCAGAAAGAAGTAA
- the hyfB gene encoding hydrogenase 4 subunit B, which produces MIENIYLVMLLLFTAGILLPCLTNSSPKVTNILSHGLSLLGCLAIVACSVEVFISGGVTFTYSMGLPVGSLIIRIDNLSAFFLLALGVVGTAASIYALGYSQEYYKQRLGLMAALYNCFILSMALVLTVSQVAYFLIAWELMAVVSFFLVNHEYEKTENTRAAYKYILMTTLGTVFITTAFLILSMTVHSLDFQMFKGASLTNTMRNIVFLCALIGFGTKAGVIPLHIWLPEAHPAAPSHVSALMSGIMIKTAIYGMCRFYLEFLGVGPAWWGEVVLFLAIISSVLGVLYALMQNDLKRLLAYSSVENIGIILLGIGAGMVFMSKNQPVLAGLAFAAGLYHVFNHAVFKSLLFLGAGSILYSTHTKNIEDLGGLIKKMPYTSVFFLTGAAAISALPPLNGFVSEWLTYQSLFYLPQAVTGMLPRLGAVILIALLGLTGALAANCFVKAFGVTFLAKPRSQHAEHAQEVPGTMLAGMGLLSLMCLALGLWPQWMLNLLQSVLSQSAGLDVSSLFNNHWYAVAFNIQQANGVIAMPVVVGMLVVGLIVAVLAYNFNGKPQNVEGETWTCGIIPNARMEYTATGFAQPVRRAYKAFLRSKQNVVADQSLNPYHGVKMKVAVEVSYLINRWLYQPAKKWIFVLANCIKPLQSGNLQHYIGYVLFVTVVILILGVRW; this is translated from the coding sequence GTGATAGAAAATATCTATCTAGTTATGCTGCTGCTTTTTACCGCAGGTATTTTACTGCCCTGCCTAACGAACAGTAGCCCAAAAGTAACGAACATTTTGTCTCACGGTCTATCATTGTTAGGTTGTTTAGCCATTGTGGCCTGTTCAGTTGAAGTATTTATTTCCGGCGGCGTGACGTTCACCTATTCTATGGGCCTGCCGGTTGGCTCCTTAATCATCAGAATTGATAATCTATCTGCTTTTTTCCTGCTGGCCTTGGGAGTTGTAGGGACAGCGGCCAGTATTTATGCTCTCGGTTACAGCCAGGAGTATTACAAGCAGCGATTAGGACTGATGGCCGCACTTTATAACTGCTTTATCTTATCAATGGCTCTGGTCCTGACCGTTAGCCAGGTGGCCTACTTCCTCATCGCCTGGGAGCTAATGGCCGTAGTTTCTTTCTTCCTGGTAAACCATGAATATGAAAAGACAGAAAACACCCGGGCCGCCTATAAGTACATTTTGATGACTACCCTGGGAACTGTCTTTATTACAACGGCATTTTTAATCCTAAGTATGACAGTTCACAGTTTGGACTTCCAAATGTTCAAAGGTGCTTCCTTAACGAATACCATGCGCAATATTGTTTTTTTATGTGCCTTAATTGGTTTCGGTACCAAGGCAGGTGTGATCCCGCTGCACATATGGCTACCTGAAGCACATCCGGCGGCACCCAGCCATGTATCGGCCCTGATGTCCGGTATTATGATCAAAACGGCAATTTACGGCATGTGCCGGTTTTACCTGGAGTTCTTGGGTGTCGGACCTGCCTGGTGGGGTGAAGTGGTTCTTTTCCTGGCCATAATCTCCTCAGTCCTCGGTGTTTTATATGCCCTGATGCAGAACGACCTAAAGCGCCTGCTGGCTTATAGCTCGGTAGAAAACATCGGTATCATCTTACTTGGTATTGGCGCGGGTATGGTTTTCATGAGTAAAAATCAGCCTGTCCTAGCGGGACTTGCTTTTGCGGCAGGACTTTACCACGTTTTTAACCACGCGGTCTTTAAATCCCTGCTTTTCCTGGGTGCCGGCTCTATACTATATTCAACCCATACTAAAAACATAGAGGACTTGGGCGGTCTGATTAAGAAAATGCCTTACACCTCAGTATTCTTCCTGACCGGTGCCGCAGCAATTTCAGCGTTGCCGCCCCTTAACGGTTTCGTCAGTGAATGGCTGACCTACCAGTCACTTTTCTATCTGCCCCAGGCTGTAACAGGTATGCTTCCTCGTTTAGGAGCTGTGATTCTGATTGCTTTGCTGGGCTTAACGGGTGCCCTGGCAGCTAACTGTTTTGTCAAGGCCTTTGGAGTAACGTTCCTGGCCAAGCCCCGCAGTCAACACGCAGAACATGCTCAAGAGGTTCCCGGCACAATGCTCGCGGGCATGGGCCTTCTGTCCCTAATGTGCTTGGCCCTGGGTCTTTGGCCCCAATGGATGCTCAACCTTTTACAGAGTGTTTTATCCCAATCTGCCGGACTTGATGTCAGCAGTCTGTTCAACAATCATTGGTATGCCGTGGCTTTTAACATCCAACAGGCCAATGGCGTCATCGCTATGCCGGTGGTCGTGGGTATGCTGGTTGTTGGTCTAATCGTCGCTGTGCTGGCCTATAACTTCAATGGTAAACCGCAAAATGTTGAAGGTGAAACCTGGACCTGCGGGATTATCCCCAATGCCCGGATGGAATACACTGCTACTGGTTTTGCTCAACCGGTTCGCAGGGCCTATAAGGCTTTTCTTCGTTCGAAACAAAATGTTGTTGCTGATCAATCCCTTAATCCCTACCACGGGGTTAAGATGAAAGTGGCAGTGGAGGTCAGCTATCTAATCAACCGTTGGCTTTATCAACCGGCCAAAAAGTGGATCTTCGTATTAGCCAACTGTATCAAGCCCCTGCAATCCGGTAATTTACAACATTACATTGGTTATGTCCTTTTTGTGACGGTCGTTATTCTAATTCTGGGAGTGAGGTGGTAA
- a CDS encoding NADH-quinone oxidoreductase subunit H codes for MAVLFTILQVVVLAVLAPLVAGVIKNTKGKMQSRRGPGYFQVYFDLRKFFKKDNVISPTVSWIFHGAPYIYFATALGAAALAPTLIFDRGLNYDSIFILVYMLGLGRFFLALASLDAGSTFGGMGGSREMFINVLVEPVMMMTLFTVALRANGTGMSQMAVAAASSGISLSSILAAIAFLILTVAETGRIPVDNPDTHLELTMVHEAMVLEYSGRSVGLIFWGSAIKQLVTILLMVNLFLPWNPVGILTPVVWMIIKVLVIAVVLAGIETSTNKMRLFRLPGLLIATGCLSLLAIIAM; via the coding sequence ATGGCAGTATTGTTCACGATTTTACAGGTTGTCGTGCTGGCAGTGCTGGCTCCTTTGGTAGCCGGTGTGATCAAAAACACCAAGGGCAAAATGCAAAGCAGAAGGGGACCTGGTTACTTTCAGGTTTACTTCGACCTAAGAAAATTCTTCAAAAAAGATAATGTAATTTCTCCAACAGTTTCCTGGATTTTCCACGGAGCACCCTATATCTACTTTGCCACCGCTCTGGGAGCGGCAGCCCTGGCACCGACCCTCATCTTTGACCGGGGTTTGAACTATGACAGCATCTTTATCCTAGTTTACATGCTGGGGCTGGGCAGGTTCTTTCTGGCCCTGGCCTCCCTGGATGCAGGCAGTACCTTTGGCGGGATGGGTGGTTCCCGGGAAATGTTTATCAATGTCCTGGTTGAGCCAGTAATGATGATGACCTTGTTCACTGTGGCCCTGCGGGCCAATGGCACAGGAATGTCTCAAATGGCGGTTGCCGCAGCCTCTTCCGGAATTTCCCTGTCTTCCATCCTGGCAGCCATCGCTTTTCTGATTCTTACTGTGGCTGAAACTGGACGTATCCCGGTAGACAACCCGGATACACACCTGGAGTTAACAATGGTCCACGAAGCTATGGTCTTAGAGTATTCCGGACGCTCTGTTGGTTTAATCTTTTGGGGTTCCGCTATTAAGCAGCTTGTCACAATCCTACTGATGGTCAACCTCTTTCTGCCTTGGAACCCTGTTGGTATTCTGACACCCGTTGTTTGGATGATCATTAAAGTGTTGGTAATTGCTGTGGTTCTGGCCGGTATCGAAACCAGCACCAACAAGATGCGTCTGTTTAGATTGCCAGGTTTGTTGATCGCAACCGGCTGCTTATCACTACTGGCGATCATCGCCATGTAG